In Chryseobacterium gleum, a single genomic region encodes these proteins:
- the sprA gene encoding cell surface protein SprA, which produces MSVSAFAQAQKDTAIIRKQYEVADPTRYEAYYDIKTGMYYVYPKIGNTITGPPTAMSPEEYKEYMLASQTKAYYKEKSDKYNLLFRRDRTDARKKGLIPSLQINNRLFETIFGGNKIEIIPSGYASLDFAGLYQKIDNPMILPQNRTSFTFDIDQRIQLGLLGKVGENLQLKANYDTQSGFAFENRMNLVWQAKGSWKDLQSKGLGNVDKPNEGGEDKIIKRVEFGNVNMPLSTSLIRGSQSLFGVKTEFQLGKTFGTVVLSQQQGEARNIVVQGGGVMNNFKVNAIDYEENQHFFIGHYFLNKYDDALLNYPQINSTINITRMEVWVLDQGNSNLAYQKSIIGIRDLGEGPGGITLPDNSLNGLYDEVSKVAGTREAGKNYNALFQGHVFPGNSSPYSNGEEFILATKARKLNANEFTFQPQLGYISLNQKLNDQQLLAVSYSYTVNGSNKVYKVGEFSEESPVLVTKVLRVNNKINTQSPMWDLMMKNIYSIDAGQVAPDGFILNVYYRDPKTGGKVNYLPDTPVKDQNLLKLFNWDRLNMNGDIQNNKDGSKGDGIFDFVNGITIRPETGRVIFTKVQPFGAYMQKALGGTFDPQYVFQDLYTKQKLEASSSNLSQRYTMEGRYKGVQGQGISLGAVNVPQGSVKVAANGVQLTEGVDYTVDYMLGTVTIINENVKQSGQAINISLENQLTFNTQRKRFLGLNLERRFSENFILGGTVINYSESPLTQKVNFGQEAVNNTMAGINLMYNNQAPYLTRLTNKLPMVKTEAPSNLNFKMEAAYLLPGLNKGTNNQSYIDDFEQTTSKISLKEPAAWSLASKPEKNKLPPFNTIPADDDITSGYGRGLLTWYNIDPRFWGVGGKAPAGITPQSVSNHASRRVQYSEIYNNRDFVAGEQTFTNTFDISYFPKEKGPYNVNPLTEQTQSRWAGIMRSISVPNFVSSNIEYVEFWMMDPYADGKTLGADPKLLLHLGNVSEDVLKDGKMQYENGLPTPGTPSSTTNSNWGVQPKQPPILYAFSTEGDDRRIQDAGYDGLTSDQEAMRFGNTFVNPVTNIADPAVDDFVFYLSDKFTGSQAASVVERYKYFRNPEGNSEANSLNVASQTPDAEDINKDYNLDQTENYNQYVIKLDQPSLSLGANNNIVDVKTVKATFQNGQTSDVKWYLFRIPVANYDPSEGTADPSVLNNVRFARLMLTGFDQTSTLRFGTMDLVRSDWRKYNSNIASTNIPGSGEGIGVVTDPNFEVGSVNIEENALNQPPYVLPPGIDRQVLSGNAGAQRQNEASLYMKVKDLKTEARGVFKNTTLDMRRYKKLKLFVHAHDPSNTITGIDEKTKFFIRFGSDATDNYYEYESSLKMTPTTATAPMEIWPMENEVDFDVQNFVDAKIRRDKSGVKITERTKDLTYQEPYKNIYIKGRPSLGNITTIMIGVRNSDPRGASTITRVLWVNEIRLSEIENDGGYAGNASLNFNMGDLATVNANASYTSVGFGNIDSKPAERTQSTQSAFSINTAINVDKFLPEKTGVKIPLNYSYSQTIEDPKYNPLDTDVEFSKAPNKDQLKKVARTYTQQRSIGVVNMHKERVNPNKKPKFYDIENVSVTAVYNDDYYRDIYTKRNYRQYLRGYIDYNYTFKPWVIKPFNKMISDTAKSTKYLRWVKEFNFNPIPTRISFRTEIDRNYNELEFRNVEAILNGNMNSDFDAIKNRNFFFGWQYGLGFNFTKSLKLEINSATRTLNDNLDVNSMDNKSIFGNVFRAGRPVLYNHRAQLNYKLPFQYLPYLDFIDAEVGYGFTYNWAARSTSLLGFVDPNTNQPASLGSVGQNTNVIQATASADLPKFFGQFNYFKNINAKLQKRRQEMDSLNNVYAKQWEKNRYRYKKYKFKNRLTPLQSAAFFLTSFKQLNVSYNETNGTVLPGLISAPNWYGYGQTLGGPTLGFLLGSQADIRRTVMENGWVSGSNYMTDPYVRMSTKELRADLQVMPMNDLRVDLNVLHTFNSNFSHTGFNYTNNGVPDPDFTFASELTTYSNTTTLLSTSFKDGQAVYQAIRENARALSQQLGGPGAVLDNNGFAQHYSIGNAYVLIPAFRAAMEGKSVTPMTNPKKSGFPLPNWRITYSGLKNIPIISGQFTKFDILHAYTATYTATGIQSNVDYHDNPNGYYQTVDDAGNVIKNAGDKINPYTFAQVGYVESFSPLIGIDVTMRNNMQFGIQYNRTRMMVLGLVNQTLTEDANTEYVVRLGYIVRNFRLGTANIRGRGTRGKGSDLNIRGDISLRDSKTSIMNILLNDAQVTGGQRLMNIKLSADYNVSENLNLRVFYEQMTSKYKISTAFPLSTIRAGISATFTFGESGGGF; this is translated from the coding sequence ATGTCTGTCAGTGCTTTCGCGCAGGCACAGAAAGATACAGCGATTATAAGAAAACAATATGAAGTGGCCGACCCTACGAGGTACGAAGCCTATTACGATATAAAAACCGGGATGTACTACGTGTATCCCAAAATCGGAAATACCATTACAGGTCCTCCTACAGCCATGTCTCCGGAAGAATATAAAGAATATATGCTTGCCAGCCAGACAAAGGCCTATTATAAGGAGAAATCTGATAAATATAACCTTCTCTTCAGAAGAGACAGAACTGATGCCAGAAAGAAAGGGCTTATTCCTTCATTACAGATCAACAACAGGCTTTTTGAAACCATTTTTGGTGGTAACAAAATTGAAATTATTCCTTCGGGGTATGCATCCCTGGATTTTGCAGGACTTTACCAGAAAATAGATAACCCGATGATCCTGCCACAAAACAGGACCAGCTTTACCTTTGATATAGATCAGAGAATTCAGCTGGGATTATTGGGGAAGGTAGGGGAAAACTTACAGTTAAAGGCCAATTATGATACCCAGAGTGGTTTTGCTTTCGAAAACAGGATGAACCTTGTTTGGCAGGCAAAAGGAAGCTGGAAAGATCTTCAAAGCAAAGGCCTTGGAAATGTAGATAAACCTAACGAAGGAGGAGAAGATAAAATCATCAAAAGAGTTGAATTCGGTAACGTAAACATGCCGCTTTCAACCAGTCTTATCCGTGGTTCCCAGTCATTGTTCGGGGTGAAGACAGAGTTTCAGTTAGGAAAAACATTCGGAACAGTTGTCCTTTCCCAGCAGCAAGGTGAAGCCCGTAATATTGTAGTACAGGGTGGTGGTGTGATGAATAACTTTAAAGTCAATGCTATTGACTATGAAGAAAACCAGCACTTTTTTATAGGACATTATTTCCTGAACAAGTATGATGATGCCCTCCTTAATTACCCACAGATCAACTCAACCATCAATATTACCAGAATGGAAGTTTGGGTACTTGATCAAGGGAACAGTAATCTGGCCTATCAGAAAAGTATTATCGGGATCAGAGACCTGGGAGAAGGTCCGGGAGGAATTACTCTGCCAGATAACTCATTGAATGGATTGTATGATGAAGTATCAAAAGTAGCCGGAACCAGAGAAGCGGGGAAAAATTACAATGCTCTTTTTCAGGGGCATGTCTTTCCGGGAAATTCTTCTCCCTATAGTAACGGAGAAGAATTTATTCTTGCAACAAAAGCAAGAAAACTGAATGCTAATGAATTTACCTTTCAGCCACAGCTTGGGTATATTTCATTAAACCAAAAACTTAATGACCAGCAGCTTTTAGCCGTTTCATACTCTTATACCGTTAACGGAAGTAATAAAGTATACAAAGTAGGGGAATTTTCTGAAGAAAGCCCTGTACTGGTTACTAAAGTATTGAGAGTAAATAACAAGATAAACACTCAGTCTCCGATGTGGGATCTGATGATGAAAAATATCTATTCTATAGATGCAGGACAGGTAGCGCCGGATGGATTTATCCTTAATGTATACTACAGAGATCCCAAAACAGGAGGTAAGGTAAACTACCTTCCGGACACGCCTGTAAAAGATCAGAACTTACTGAAATTATTTAACTGGGACCGCCTTAATATGAACGGTGATATCCAGAACAATAAAGATGGAAGTAAAGGAGATGGTATCTTCGACTTTGTCAATGGGATTACCATCAGACCGGAAACCGGAAGAGTCATTTTTACCAAAGTACAACCCTTTGGTGCTTATATGCAAAAGGCTTTAGGTGGAACCTTTGATCCTCAATATGTTTTCCAGGATCTTTATACCAAGCAAAAACTAGAAGCTTCTTCCAGTAACCTTTCGCAAAGGTATACCATGGAAGGTCGTTATAAAGGTGTTCAGGGACAAGGTATTTCTCTGGGGGCAGTAAACGTTCCTCAGGGATCGGTGAAAGTCGCTGCAAACGGGGTACAGCTTACTGAAGGTGTAGACTATACCGTAGACTATATGCTGGGAACGGTTACCATCATCAATGAAAATGTAAAGCAGTCCGGACAGGCCATCAATATTTCACTGGAAAACCAACTTACATTTAATACCCAAAGAAAAAGATTCTTAGGATTAAACTTAGAAAGAAGATTCAGTGAAAACTTTATCCTGGGTGGAACAGTAATCAATTATTCTGAATCTCCATTGACTCAGAAAGTAAACTTCGGGCAGGAAGCAGTAAATAATACTATGGCTGGGATCAACCTGATGTATAACAATCAGGCTCCTTACCTTACAAGACTTACCAATAAACTTCCGATGGTAAAAACCGAAGCTCCATCCAACTTAAACTTCAAGATGGAAGCTGCCTATTTATTACCGGGATTGAATAAAGGAACCAATAACCAGTCTTATATTGACGATTTTGAACAGACAACTTCTAAAATATCATTAAAAGAACCTGCAGCATGGAGCCTTGCATCAAAACCCGAAAAAAATAAGTTACCGCCATTTAATACAATACCGGCGGATGATGATATAACGAGTGGATATGGAAGAGGATTGCTGACATGGTATAACATTGATCCAAGATTCTGGGGTGTCGGAGGGAAAGCTCCCGCAGGGATCACACCACAGTCTGTATCCAATCACGCTTCCAGAAGGGTGCAATATTCTGAAATTTATAACAACAGAGATTTCGTAGCAGGAGAACAAACCTTTACGAATACTTTCGATATTTCTTATTTCCCTAAAGAAAAAGGACCGTATAACGTTAATCCTTTAACAGAACAGACACAAAGCAGATGGGCTGGGATTATGAGATCCATCAGCGTTCCGAACTTTGTGAGTTCAAATATTGAATATGTTGAATTCTGGATGATGGATCCTTATGCAGATGGTAAAACCCTGGGTGCTGATCCAAAGCTTTTACTTCACTTAGGAAACGTTTCCGAAGATGTTCTGAAAGATGGTAAAATGCAGTATGAAAACGGACTTCCTACTCCGGGAACACCTTCTTCTACAACAAATTCAAACTGGGGAGTACAGCCAAAACAGCCGCCAATTTTATATGCATTCTCTACAGAAGGAGATGACAGAAGAATTCAGGATGCAGGATATGACGGTCTTACTTCTGATCAGGAAGCCATGAGGTTCGGGAATACCTTTGTAAACCCGGTAACCAATATTGCTGACCCGGCAGTGGATGACTTCGTATTCTATCTTTCTGATAAATTTACAGGAAGTCAGGCTGCTTCAGTGGTAGAACGATATAAATATTTCAGAAACCCGGAAGGAAACTCCGAAGCAAACTCTCTGAATGTAGCTTCACAAACTCCGGATGCTGAAGATATCAACAAAGATTATAACCTTGACCAGACTGAAAACTATAACCAATATGTTATAAAGCTTGACCAGCCAAGTTTATCACTTGGGGCAAATAATAATATTGTAGATGTAAAAACAGTAAAAGCAACATTTCAGAACGGGCAGACTTCAGATGTTAAATGGTATTTGTTCAGAATCCCTGTGGCGAATTATGATCCATCTGAAGGAACAGCAGATCCATCTGTGTTAAATAACGTAAGATTTGCGAGATTAATGCTGACAGGATTTGATCAAACGTCTACTTTAAGATTCGGAACAATGGATCTTGTAAGATCAGACTGGAGAAAATATAATAGTAACATTGCCAGTACAAATATTCCAGGTTCAGGAGAGGGTATAGGGGTTGTTACAGACCCGAATTTTGAGGTAGGAAGTGTGAATATTGAAGAGAATGCACTGAACCAGCCTCCGTATGTATTACCTCCGGGAATTGACAGACAAGTGTTAAGTGGAAATGCAGGAGCTCAGAGACAGAATGAAGCCTCACTTTACATGAAAGTGAAAGATCTTAAGACTGAGGCAAGAGGTGTGTTTAAAAATACAACGTTGGATATGAGAAGATACAAAAAGCTGAAGCTGTTTGTGCATGCTCATGATCCATCTAATACTATCACAGGAATTGATGAGAAAACGAAATTTTTTATACGTTTCGGAAGCGATGCTACTGACAACTATTATGAATATGAATCATCTTTAAAAATGACTCCTACTACAGCAACAGCTCCTATGGAGATCTGGCCAATGGAAAATGAAGTTGATTTTGATGTTCAGAATTTTGTAGATGCAAAAATAAGAAGAGATAAGTCAGGAGTGAAAATCACTGAAAGAACAAAAGACCTTACATATCAGGAACCTTATAAAAATATCTATATCAAAGGACGGCCTAGTTTAGGAAATATTACCACCATTATGATTGGGGTAAGAAACTCTGATCCAAGAGGGGCATCCACTATAACAAGAGTTCTTTGGGTTAACGAAATCCGTCTATCTGAAATTGAAAACGATGGAGGATATGCAGGAAATGCAAGCTTAAACTTCAATATGGGAGACTTGGCAACAGTGAACGCTAATGCTTCCTATACATCGGTTGGTTTCGGGAATATCGATTCTAAACCTGCAGAAAGAACCCAGTCTACCCAATCAGCATTCAGTATTAATACTGCGATTAATGTAGACAAATTCCTTCCTGAAAAAACCGGAGTGAAAATTCCGTTAAATTATTCTTACTCACAGACCATTGAAGATCCGAAATACAATCCTTTGGACACCGATGTGGAGTTCAGCAAGGCGCCTAATAAAGATCAGCTGAAAAAAGTAGCGAGAACTTATACCCAGCAGAGAAGTATAGGAGTTGTGAATATGCATAAGGAAAGAGTAAATCCAAATAAGAAACCCAAATTCTATGATATAGAAAACGTTTCTGTAACTGCTGTTTATAACGATGACTATTACAGAGACATTTATACCAAGAGAAACTACAGACAGTATCTGAGAGGATATATTGATTACAACTATACATTTAAGCCGTGGGTGATCAAACCTTTCAACAAAATGATCAGCGATACCGCAAAATCTACAAAGTATCTGAGATGGGTGAAGGAATTCAACTTTAATCCAATACCTACAAGAATATCTTTCAGAACTGAAATCGACAGAAATTATAACGAGCTTGAGTTCAGAAACGTGGAAGCAATTCTGAACGGAAATATGAACAGTGACTTTGATGCCATCAAAAACAGAAACTTCTTCTTTGGATGGCAGTATGGATTAGGATTTAATTTCACAAAATCATTAAAACTGGAAATCAACTCAGCAACCAGAACCCTTAATGATAACCTGGATGTGAATTCTATGGATAATAAGTCGATCTTCGGAAATGTATTCAGAGCAGGAAGACCGGTATTGTATAATCACAGAGCACAGTTGAATTATAAGCTGCCATTCCAGTATCTTCCTTACCTGGATTTCATTGATGCGGAAGTAGGATATGGATTTACTTATAACTGGGCAGCAAGGTCTACTTCATTGCTTGGATTTGTGGATCCTAATACGAATCAGCCGGCAAGTTTAGGATCAGTGGGTCAGAATACAAATGTTATTCAGGCAACGGCTTCAGCAGATCTTCCTAAGTTCTTTGGCCAGTTTAACTATTTTAAAAACATCAATGCAAAACTGCAGAAGCGCAGACAGGAGATGGACTCTCTGAATAATGTGTATGCAAAACAATGGGAAAAGAACAGATACAGATACAAAAAGTATAAATTTAAAAACAGACTTACTCCACTGCAAAGCGCAGCATTCTTCCTGACTTCTTTCAAGCAGTTGAATGTAAGTTATAATGAAACAAACGGAACAGTGCTTCCTGGATTAATATCAGCACCAAACTGGTATGGATACGGACAGACACTGGGAGGTCCTACACTTGGGTTCCTTTTAGGATCGCAGGCAGATATCAGAAGAACGGTAATGGAGAACGGATGGGTGAGTGGTTCTAACTATATGACAGATCCATACGTAAGAATGTCTACCAAGGAATTGAGGGCAGACTTACAGGTAATGCCGATGAACGATTTAAGAGTTGATCTGAATGTATTGCATACTTTTAACAGTAACTTCTCACATACAGGATTTAACTATACCAATAACGGAGTTCCTGATCCGGACTTTACATTTGCCAGCGAATTGACAACCTATTCCAATACGACAACGCTTCTTAGCACATCGTTTAAAGATGGACAGGCAGTTTATCAGGCTATCAGAGAAAATGCAAGAGCGCTTTCCCAGCAATTGGGAGGCCCTGGAGCAGTATTGGATAACAATGGATTTGCTCAGCATTATAGCATCGGAAACGCCTATGTATTGATTCCAGCCTTTAGAGCAGCTATGGAAGGAAAGTCAGTGACACCGATGACCAATCCTAAAAAATCAGGATTCCCTTTACCAAACTGGAGAATTACGTATTCAGGATTAAAAAATATTCCGATCATCAGCGGACAGTTCACGAAGTTTGATATTTTACATGCTTATACCGCGACCTATACTGCAACGGGGATCCAAAGCAATGTAGATTATCATGATAATCCGAACGGATATTATCAGACTGTAGATGATGCTGGTAATGTAATCAAAAATGCAGGAGACAAGATCAATCCTTATACATTTGCACAGGTTGGATATGTAGAATCCTTCTCGCCGCTTATTGGAATAGATGTTACCATGAGAAATAATATGCAGTTTGGGATACAGTATAACAGAACCAGAATGATGGTGCTGGGATTGGTAAACCAGACGCTTACTGAAGATGCCAATACAGAATATGTGGTAAGACTTGGATATATTGTCAGAAACTTCAGATTGGGAACAGCTAATATCAGAGGAAGAGGAACAAGAGGAAAAGGAAGTGATCTTAACATCAGAGGAGATATTTCATTAAGAGACAGTAAAACCTCCATTATGAATATCCTGTTGAATGACGCTCAGGTTACGGGAGGACAAAGATTGATGAACATTAAACTTTCTGCAGACTACAATGTTTCTGAGAATCTGAACCTGAGGGTATTCTACGAACAGATGACCTCAAAGTATAAGATTTCCACAGCATTCCCGCTGTCTACAATCAGAGCCGGCATCTCAGCTACATTTACATTCGGTGAATCCGGAGGTGGATTCTAA
- the gcvH gene encoding glycine cleavage system protein GcvH, translated as MNTPSELKYTKDHEWIRIEGNVATIGITDFAQGELGDIVYVDVDTVDDDLNGGDVFGSVEAVKTVSDLFLPVSGKVIEFNSDLEDQPELLNTDPYGNGWIIKLEIADGADQSELLSADDYKAIIG; from the coding sequence ATGAACACACCATCAGAATTAAAGTACACCAAAGATCACGAATGGATCAGAATCGAAGGTAACGTTGCTACAATCGGTATTACAGACTTCGCTCAGGGAGAACTTGGAGACATCGTATACGTAGATGTAGATACTGTAGATGATGACCTTAATGGGGGAGACGTTTTCGGAAGTGTAGAAGCGGTAAAGACTGTTTCAGATCTATTCTTGCCTGTTTCAGGGAAGGTTATTGAATTTAATTCAGACTTAGAAGATCAGCCTGAGCTGTTAAACACAGATCCTTATGGAAACGGATGGATCATCAAATTGGAAATTGCTGATGGAGCAGATCAGTCAGAGTTACTTTCTGCAGATGATTACAAAGCGATCATTGGATAA
- a CDS encoding VanZ family protein — MITKRSLDKISKIFSKILPIYWAFLTYMLLKPGEENHEYWFMFNGIDKVLHLSIFAALGFSFIATFPKIKFSYFFQIILIYAFLTEILQEEMGLGRSMETLDIVADSIGCLLGYYVYKLLIKRFF; from the coding sequence ATGATTACAAAGCGATCATTGGATAAGATTTCAAAAATATTTAGTAAGATACTGCCCATTTATTGGGCATTTCTTACTTATATGCTTCTCAAACCCGGAGAAGAAAACCATGAATATTGGTTTATGTTCAATGGTATCGACAAAGTTTTGCATCTCAGTATCTTTGCAGCTTTGGGATTTTCTTTCATTGCCACATTTCCTAAAATAAAATTCTCCTACTTCTTTCAGATCATCCTTATTTATGCATTCCTTACTGAAATTCTGCAGGAAGAAATGGGACTGGGAAGATCTATGGAAACCTTAGATATCGTTGCAGATTCTATCGGATGCCTGTTAGGCTACTATGTCTATAAGCTATTGATAAAGCGTTTTTTCTGA
- a CDS encoding acyl-CoA carboxylase subunit beta, which yields MDIEFNKREDQNRLKLSEINRLLTEIKKGGGEKRLQKLRDEGKMTARERIDYLLDKDSDSIEVGAFAGYEMYKEHGGCPSGGVVVVIGYVSGRQCIIVANDASVKAGAWFPITGKKNLRAQEIAMENRLPIIYLVDSAGVYLPMQDEIFPDKEHFGRIFRNNAKMSSMGIIQISAVMGSCVAGGAYLPIMSDEAMIVDKTGSIFLAGSYLVKAAIGESIDNETLGGATTHCSISGVTDYKAKDDKDALNRIKNIMKSIGTTEKAGFDRIESFPPKENPENIFGIMPVSRAEQYDTYEIIKCIVDNSEYEEYKPDYGKSIICATARVDGWSVGIVANQRKLVKSGKGEMQFGGVIYSDSADKATRFIANCNQRKIPLIFLQDVTGFMVGSKSEHGGIIKDGAKMVNAVSNSVVPKFTIITGNSYGAGNYAMCGKAYDPRLIVAWPWADLAVMGGAQAAKVLAQIQESTLKKQGKEISEEEHNEILDTISKKYQKQTEATYAAARLWTDAIINPADTRKWISMGIEVANHSPITEKFNLGVIQV from the coding sequence ATGGACATCGAATTCAATAAACGTGAAGATCAGAACAGACTAAAATTATCTGAAATAAATCGCTTACTTACTGAGATCAAAAAAGGAGGAGGTGAGAAGAGGCTACAAAAGCTTCGTGATGAAGGAAAAATGACAGCAAGAGAAAGAATAGATTATCTTCTCGATAAAGATTCTGATTCCATAGAAGTAGGGGCATTTGCAGGATATGAAATGTACAAGGAGCACGGAGGATGCCCTAGCGGCGGAGTTGTAGTAGTTATTGGCTACGTTTCCGGAAGACAATGTATTATTGTTGCTAATGATGCTTCTGTGAAGGCTGGCGCTTGGTTTCCTATCACGGGAAAGAAAAACCTGAGAGCCCAGGAAATTGCCATGGAAAACAGGCTTCCAATCATTTATCTGGTCGACTCTGCAGGTGTTTATCTTCCTATGCAGGATGAGATCTTCCCGGATAAAGAACATTTTGGAAGAATCTTCAGAAATAATGCTAAAATGAGTTCCATGGGAATCATCCAGATCTCTGCTGTTATGGGAAGTTGTGTGGCCGGGGGTGCTTACCTTCCCATCATGAGTGATGAAGCTATGATTGTAGATAAGACAGGTTCTATTTTCCTTGCCGGAAGCTATCTTGTAAAAGCCGCTATCGGAGAAAGTATAGATAACGAAACATTAGGCGGCGCTACCACTCACTGCTCTATCTCAGGCGTTACCGATTATAAAGCGAAAGATGACAAGGATGCTTTGAACAGAATCAAAAATATCATGAAATCTATCGGAACAACTGAAAAAGCGGGTTTCGATAGAATAGAAAGCTTCCCGCCAAAGGAAAATCCTGAAAATATCTTTGGGATCATGCCGGTTTCCAGAGCTGAGCAATATGACACCTACGAAATCATCAAATGTATTGTGGATAACTCCGAATATGAGGAATATAAACCTGATTATGGTAAAAGTATTATCTGCGCAACGGCAAGAGTTGACGGCTGGTCTGTAGGAATTGTAGCCAATCAGAGAAAACTGGTAAAAAGCGGTAAAGGCGAAATGCAGTTTGGTGGAGTAATCTACTCTGATTCTGCTGATAAAGCTACAAGGTTTATTGCCAACTGTAATCAAAGAAAGATCCCCTTGATCTTCTTACAGGATGTTACCGGATTTATGGTAGGTTCCAAGTCAGAACATGGCGGAATCATCAAAGACGGAGCTAAAATGGTAAATGCAGTTTCCAATTCTGTAGTTCCTAAATTTACTATTATCACTGGTAATTCTTACGGGGCAGGAAATTATGCAATGTGTGGGAAAGCTTATGACCCGAGATTAATTGTTGCATGGCCCTGGGCTGATCTGGCTGTAATGGGTGGAGCACAAGCTGCAAAAGTATTAGCCCAGATTCAGGAATCAACATTAAAGAAACAAGGGAAAGAAATTTCAGAAGAAGAGCACAACGAAATTCTGGACACGATCTCAAAGAAATATCAGAAACAAACCGAGGCGACCTATGCAGCGGCAAGATTATGGACAGATGCTATTATCAATCCGGCAGATACAAGAAAATGGATTTCTATGGGAATTGAAGTAGCAAACCATTCTCCTATTACAGAAAAATTCAATCTGGGAGTAATTCAGGTCTGA